From one Triticum urartu cultivar G1812 chromosome 3, Tu2.1, whole genome shotgun sequence genomic stretch:
- the LOC125545467 gene encoding SUN domain-containing protein 4 isoform X1 — MQKSRRDLMKRKAAAKAHEQGAGAAAGMRRRRLYGFSASLVVASWAALLILNSLVGHGDGQRGTHDGGDPIVAIPIAGPGPTMNEGSVGPDVVHQEHEENLAVSGDTCVKLDESVLLSEETVLQEDEVCSKDDAGSDDMEAVTKDDQIDLSEGQGEEQTVTKDGKIDLSEGQGEEGALTKDDQIDLSVGQGAEEAQTNDDQIEQSGGQGESPHLTNIASVVHPAEKVDVEDVPKPARLARVVPPGLDEFKTRAIAERGKDASSQTGHVIHRREPSGQLYNYASAAKGAKVLDYNKEAKGASNILDKDKDKYLRNPCSVEGKYVIIELSEETLVDTIAIANFEHYSSNLKEFEMLSSLIYPTENWETLGRFTVANAKHAQSFTFPEPKWARYLKFNLLSHYGSASYCTLSMLEVYGMDAVEKMLENLIPVENRNAESDDKSKEPIEQPPLKEPSGGKDSSQEPLDEDEFEVEDDKPNGDSSRNGVHDQIVETRTLQAGRIPGDTVLKILMQKVQSLDVSFSVLERYLEELNSRYGQIFKDFDSDIDSKDALLEKIKLELKELQSSKNDFARDIESILSWKSVASSQLDQLVLDNVILRSEYERFRDKQVDLENRSFVVIFLCFIFGCLAIAKLSIGMIFNICRLYDCEKLDRVKSGWLVLLLSSCIVASILVIQ, encoded by the exons ATGCAGAAGTCGCGGAGAGACCTCATGAAGAGGAAGGCGGCGGCCAAGGCGCACGAGCAGGGCGCGGGCGCGGCCGCCGGgatgaggcggcggcggctgtaCGGCTTCTCCGCCTCGCTCGTCGTCGCGTCCTGGGCCGCGCTCCTCATCCTCAACTCGCTCGTCGGCCACGGCGACGGTCAACGCGGTACGCACG ATGGTGGAGACCCGATTGTTGCCATTCCCATTGCTGGGCCTGGGCCTACAATGAATGAAGGTTCTGTTGGTCCTGATGTTGTACACCAGGAGCACGAGGAGAATTTGGCGGTGTCTGGTGACACATGTGTTAAACTTGATGAAAGTGTCTTGCTTTCAGAAGAGACAGTTCTgcaggaagatgaagtgtgttcCAAGGATGATGCTGGAAGTGATGACATGGAAGCTGTAACCAAGGATGATCAAATTGATCTGTCAGAAGGTCAGGGCGAAGAACAAACTGTAACCAAGGATGGTAAAATTGACCTGTCAGAAGGTCAGGGTGAGGAAGGTGCTCTGACCAAGGATGATCAAATTGACCTGTCAGTAGGTCAGGGTGCGGAAGAAGCTCAAACAAATGATGATCAAATTGAGCAGTCAGGAGGTCAGGGTGAGAGTCCTCATCTGACAAACATCGCCTCTGTAGTTCATCCAGCGGAGAAGGTGGATGTTGAAGATGTTCCCAAACCAGCAAGGTTGGCACGAGTTGTTCCTCCGGGTCTTGATGAATTTAAGACGAGAGCAATTGCTGAAAGGGGAAAGGATGCCTCTAGTCAAACTGGCCATGTGATTCACCGAAGGGAACCTAGTGGTCAGTTGTACAATTATGCTTCGGCAGCTAAAGGGGCAAAGGTTCTGGATTATAACAAGGAGGCCAAAGGCGCTTCCAACATTCTAGACAAAGATAAGGATAAGTATCTCCGCAATCCTTGTTCCGTGGAGGGAAAATATGTCATCATAGAGCTTTCTGAAGAAACCTTGGTAGATACCATTGCAATTGCAAATTTTGAGCATTACTCTTCTAATTTAAAAGAATTTGAAATGCTGAGCAGTCTTATTTATCCCACAGAAAACTGGGAAACACTTGGGAGATTCACTGTCGCAAATGCGAAGCATGCTCAGAGTTTCACATTTCCCGAGCCAAAGTGGGCGAGGTACTTGAAGTTCAATTTGCTAAGCCATTATGGTTCTGCAAGCTATTGTACACTGAGTATGCTTGAGGTGTACGGAATGGATGCtgtggaaaagatgctcgagaaCTTGATTCCAGTTGAGAATAGAAATGCTGAATCTGATGACAAATCGAAGGAGCCAATTGAGCAACCACCTTTGAAGGAGCCTAGTGGTGGAAAAGACTCCTCACAGGAACCCCTTGATGAAGATgaatttgaggtagaagatgatAAGCCAAATGGAGATTCATCAAGGAATGGTGTTCATGATCAGATTGTAGAGACAAGGACACTTCAGGCTGGCAGAATTCCTGGAGATACAGTTCTCAAGATACTGATGCAGAAAGTCCAGTCTCTTGATGTGAGCTTTTCTGTATTGGAGCGGTACCTAGAGGAACTCAACAGCAGATATGGACAAATTTTTAAGGATTTCGATTCTGATATTGATAGCAAAGATGCGCTCTTGGAGAAGATAAAATTGGAGTTGAAGGAGCTTCAGAGCAGCAAAAATGACTTT GCGAGAGATATTGAAAGTATCCTTTCATGGAAGTCAGTTGCCTCCTCGCAGTTAGACCAACTTGTCCTGGATAATGTCATACTCAG ATCTGAGTATGAGCGATTTAGGGATAAGCAGGTTGACCTGGAGAATAGGAGCTTTGTTGTTATATTCCTGTGTTTTATTTTTGGATGCCTAGCCATAGCTAAATTGTCCATAGGTATGATATTCAATATTTGTAGATTATATGATTGTGAAAAGTTGGATAGGGTAAAATCCGGATGGCTTGTGCTGCTGCTGAGCAGCTGCATTGTGGCCTCCATTTTGGTAATACAGTGA
- the LOC125545467 gene encoding SUN domain-containing protein 4 isoform X2, whose translation MQKSRRDLMKRKAAAKAHEQGAGAAAGMRRRRLYGFSASLVVASWAALLILNSLVGHGDGQRDGGDPIVAIPIAGPGPTMNEGSVGPDVVHQEHEENLAVSGDTCVKLDESVLLSEETVLQEDEVCSKDDAGSDDMEAVTKDDQIDLSEGQGEEQTVTKDGKIDLSEGQGEEGALTKDDQIDLSVGQGAEEAQTNDDQIEQSGGQGESPHLTNIASVVHPAEKVDVEDVPKPARLARVVPPGLDEFKTRAIAERGKDASSQTGHVIHRREPSGQLYNYASAAKGAKVLDYNKEAKGASNILDKDKDKYLRNPCSVEGKYVIIELSEETLVDTIAIANFEHYSSNLKEFEMLSSLIYPTENWETLGRFTVANAKHAQSFTFPEPKWARYLKFNLLSHYGSASYCTLSMLEVYGMDAVEKMLENLIPVENRNAESDDKSKEPIEQPPLKEPSGGKDSSQEPLDEDEFEVEDDKPNGDSSRNGVHDQIVETRTLQAGRIPGDTVLKILMQKVQSLDVSFSVLERYLEELNSRYGQIFKDFDSDIDSKDALLEKIKLELKELQSSKNDFARDIESILSWKSVASSQLDQLVLDNVILRSEYERFRDKQVDLENRSFVVIFLCFIFGCLAIAKLSIGMIFNICRLYDCEKLDRVKSGWLVLLLSSCIVASILVIQ comes from the exons ATGCAGAAGTCGCGGAGAGACCTCATGAAGAGGAAGGCGGCGGCCAAGGCGCACGAGCAGGGCGCGGGCGCGGCCGCCGGgatgaggcggcggcggctgtaCGGCTTCTCCGCCTCGCTCGTCGTCGCGTCCTGGGCCGCGCTCCTCATCCTCAACTCGCTCGTCGGCCACGGCGACGGTCAACGCG ATGGTGGAGACCCGATTGTTGCCATTCCCATTGCTGGGCCTGGGCCTACAATGAATGAAGGTTCTGTTGGTCCTGATGTTGTACACCAGGAGCACGAGGAGAATTTGGCGGTGTCTGGTGACACATGTGTTAAACTTGATGAAAGTGTCTTGCTTTCAGAAGAGACAGTTCTgcaggaagatgaagtgtgttcCAAGGATGATGCTGGAAGTGATGACATGGAAGCTGTAACCAAGGATGATCAAATTGATCTGTCAGAAGGTCAGGGCGAAGAACAAACTGTAACCAAGGATGGTAAAATTGACCTGTCAGAAGGTCAGGGTGAGGAAGGTGCTCTGACCAAGGATGATCAAATTGACCTGTCAGTAGGTCAGGGTGCGGAAGAAGCTCAAACAAATGATGATCAAATTGAGCAGTCAGGAGGTCAGGGTGAGAGTCCTCATCTGACAAACATCGCCTCTGTAGTTCATCCAGCGGAGAAGGTGGATGTTGAAGATGTTCCCAAACCAGCAAGGTTGGCACGAGTTGTTCCTCCGGGTCTTGATGAATTTAAGACGAGAGCAATTGCTGAAAGGGGAAAGGATGCCTCTAGTCAAACTGGCCATGTGATTCACCGAAGGGAACCTAGTGGTCAGTTGTACAATTATGCTTCGGCAGCTAAAGGGGCAAAGGTTCTGGATTATAACAAGGAGGCCAAAGGCGCTTCCAACATTCTAGACAAAGATAAGGATAAGTATCTCCGCAATCCTTGTTCCGTGGAGGGAAAATATGTCATCATAGAGCTTTCTGAAGAAACCTTGGTAGATACCATTGCAATTGCAAATTTTGAGCATTACTCTTCTAATTTAAAAGAATTTGAAATGCTGAGCAGTCTTATTTATCCCACAGAAAACTGGGAAACACTTGGGAGATTCACTGTCGCAAATGCGAAGCATGCTCAGAGTTTCACATTTCCCGAGCCAAAGTGGGCGAGGTACTTGAAGTTCAATTTGCTAAGCCATTATGGTTCTGCAAGCTATTGTACACTGAGTATGCTTGAGGTGTACGGAATGGATGCtgtggaaaagatgctcgagaaCTTGATTCCAGTTGAGAATAGAAATGCTGAATCTGATGACAAATCGAAGGAGCCAATTGAGCAACCACCTTTGAAGGAGCCTAGTGGTGGAAAAGACTCCTCACAGGAACCCCTTGATGAAGATgaatttgaggtagaagatgatAAGCCAAATGGAGATTCATCAAGGAATGGTGTTCATGATCAGATTGTAGAGACAAGGACACTTCAGGCTGGCAGAATTCCTGGAGATACAGTTCTCAAGATACTGATGCAGAAAGTCCAGTCTCTTGATGTGAGCTTTTCTGTATTGGAGCGGTACCTAGAGGAACTCAACAGCAGATATGGACAAATTTTTAAGGATTTCGATTCTGATATTGATAGCAAAGATGCGCTCTTGGAGAAGATAAAATTGGAGTTGAAGGAGCTTCAGAGCAGCAAAAATGACTTT GCGAGAGATATTGAAAGTATCCTTTCATGGAAGTCAGTTGCCTCCTCGCAGTTAGACCAACTTGTCCTGGATAATGTCATACTCAG ATCTGAGTATGAGCGATTTAGGGATAAGCAGGTTGACCTGGAGAATAGGAGCTTTGTTGTTATATTCCTGTGTTTTATTTTTGGATGCCTAGCCATAGCTAAATTGTCCATAGGTATGATATTCAATATTTGTAGATTATATGATTGTGAAAAGTTGGATAGGGTAAAATCCGGATGGCTTGTGCTGCTGCTGAGCAGCTGCATTGTGGCCTCCATTTTGGTAATACAGTGA